GGACGGCCAAGGTGCGGTACCCGGCAAGAACGCTTATGGCGATGTGGAGAGCCCCGTTTCCACTGCCAATATCTATGAAGTCTTGACCTTTTCTTGGCTTACTCCTCTCCTGTCTCTTGGTACTCGCAAGTACCTaggtgaagaagatatgTGGGCGCTTCCCTCTGAAGACTCTGCAGAAGCTCTTTCCAGCCGTCTTGCTGGGACCTGGAAATCGCAAGCCGAACAGGTCAAAGCTGGTAAAAAGAAGAGCCCTTCGCTCAAGATCGCCCTTTTCAAGGCTTATGGTGGCCCTTATATTGTTGCTGGTATCCTCAAGGCCTTGTATGATATGCTCAACTTCCTGCAGCCTCAACTTTTGAGGTTATTGCTCAACTTTGTCTCGAGCTACACGAGTGAACGTCCAATGCCGCCCGTTACTGGGTACGCTATTGCCATTTTGATGTTTATCAGCGCAAATGTAGGAACCGCCGTTTTGCACCAATACTTCCAGCGATGCTTTTCCACTACTATGCGTATCCGAGGGGGGCTTGTCACCTTAATCTACCGCAAGGCTCTTGTCCTTAGCAACAGCGAAAAGTCCGGCAGGTCTACTGGTGACATTGTCAATCTTCAGAGCGTTGATGCTGTTAGGATTGCGGATGTCTGTCAGTACGGTCACATTGCTTGGTCAGGTCCCTTTCAGGTGAGTGCCCTTTTGACTGTAAAACAGCAACTTGCTAATTTTTTTCAGATTATCATTGCGTTTGTTTCTCTCTACAGGCTTGTCGGCTGGCAAGCATTTATGGGCGTTGCTGTCATGGTGGTCAGTTTGCCGGCGAACACTCTCATCTCCCGATTCAACAAACGCTACCAACGACGATTAATGAAGATCAAGGACACTCGTACTCGTACCATGAACGAGATCCTCAACAACATCAAGTCTATCAAATTGTACGGTTGGGAGAAGGCGTTTGCAGACAAGATCTACGACATTCGTAACAACCAAGAGCTCAAGATGTTGCGCAAAATTGGTATCGTCATGGCTGGAAGTAATTTTATTTGGCAAGGTACTCCCTTCCTTGTTGCATTTTCAACTTTTGCCACATTTGCTTTCACCAGCGATAAACCTCTGACTAGTGAGATCATTTTCCCCGCCATTTCTCTCTTCCAgcttctctccttcccgATGGCCATGTTTGCCAACATCCTCAACTCTATCATCGAAGCTTCCGTTTCAGTCAGCCGTTTGGAAAGTTTCCTTGCTGCCGATGAACTGAACCCTAGTGCCCGTACTATCATTCGACCTTCTGAGGATCCTCATGGCGAGCCTAGAAGGGGTGATACCGTTGTTAGCATTAAGAATGGAGAATTCCGATGGCTCGAGGACTCTATTGAGCCCATCTTGCAGGACATCAACCTTGACGTTAAGAAGGGTGAGCTTATAGCCCTTATTGGCCGAGTCGGTGACGGCAAATCATCTCTGTTGGGCGCGATTCTCGGTGAAATGACTCGTTCTGAGGGCTCTGTCACTCTTCGTGGCGATGTCGCATACTTTTCGCAAAACTCTTGGATTCTTTCTGCGACTGTCAAGGATAACATTGTGTTTGGCCATCGATTCGACAAACAGTTCTACGAACAGGTGTTGGATGCTTGTGCTTTGAGGCAAGACCTTGCAGTACTTTCTAGTGGCGACATGACCGAGGTCGGTGAAAAGGGTGTCTCTCTTTCTGGTGGTCAAAAGGCTCGTATTTGTCTTGCGAGGGCTGTCTATGCTCGTGCCGACCTTTACCTTCTTGACGATCCTCTTGCCGCTGTTGATTCTCATGTTGGTCGTCACATTTTCGACAAAGTCATCGGTCCCAACGGTCTTCTCTCTTCAAAGGCCCGAATTCTTTGCACCAACGCCGTCACTTTCCTTCCCCAGGCCGATCAAATCATCTCCCTTCGTCGAGGTATTGTGCTTGAGCGGGGTACTTATGATGAGGCAATGAAGGATTCATCATCTGAGCTTTATAAGCTTATCACTGGTTTGGGCAAGCAATCTGCTGTGGGCGATGAACAGGGTTCTGGTGCTAGTACACCTACAAttgttgaagaggaggcgGTTGTTGAGGAACCAGAGGGTGTGGAAGAGAGTGAAGAAGCTGAGATTGTCACTGGCGCTGATTCACCCAAGCAACGCAAAGTTTATCGACAACTCAGCCGGGACATCATGCGTCGATCTTCCGTCGTTTCTCTCCGTACTGCCAAACGTGATGCCCTACGTGAACTCCGCGAAAGTGCAAAACCCAAGGAACGCTCTGAGAAGGGTAATGTGAAGCGAGAAGTCTACCGAGAATTCATCAAGGCCTCTTCCAAGTGGGGTGTTGCCGTCTTTATCGGCGCGATGGGTCTTGGGCAGGGTTTGAACATTCTTTCCAACTTTGTACTTCGTGCTTGGGCTAGTGCCAACGCTGGTGATTCAGGCGAAGTGCCAAGTGTGACTAAATATCTTTTGATCTACGGCCTTGTCGGTATCTCTGGTTCCATCGCCAGCGTTGTCAGCGTCACCACTCTCAAGATTGTTTGTGCCCTCAAGTCTAGTAGGAGTCTCCACGACAGGTCATTTGGGGCTTTGATGAGGAGCCCCTTGTCATTCTTCGAGCTTACACCGACTGGACGAATCCTCAACTTGTTCTCTAGGGACATTTTTGTGATTGATGAAGTCTTGATTATGGCTCTCGGTGGCTTCTTCCGTACTGTAAGTGGAAAAATCTCTGTCGTTGCGATTAAAGGGGTTGATGAGTTGACCATTTTGTAGACCGTATCGGTCCTCGGCACTGTGGTAGTCATTGCTATGGGTGCACCTTTGGTTTTGATTGTGTTCATCCCACTTGGTTACCTCTACAGGCTTGTCATGAGGTTTGTTTCTTCTATTTTTGCAGTTCAAGGGATGAGGCGTGCGGGAGAAAGCTGAACATGGCTCCCTACAGATTCTACCTTGCTACTTCTCGAGAACTCAAGCGGCTTGACGCCGTTTCTCGATCTCccgtcttctccttctttggCGAAACCCTTGCCGGTCTACCTGTTATCCGAGTAAGCGTGTCTCCTCTTTTTCGAAGACCATTCCACAATCTATTCCGCTAACATTTTCTCATTTTAGGGATACAGCCAATCTGCCCGATTCATTGCCAACAACGAGGCCCGTGTGGACCGTAACCAAGCTTGTTTCATGCCCGCTATGACAATCAACCGATGGCTAGCCGTCCGACTTGAATTCCTGGGTAGTTGCCTCATGTTCTCCACCGCTCTCGTGTCTGTTGCCGCTCTTATCATTTCCAACAGTGTCGATGCGGGATTGGTTGGTCTCTTGATGTCTTACACTATTTCTGTCACTGGTACTCTTGTAAGTCGGACAGTTGGATTGGTTTTTAGAGTGGGAGATATATTGTTACTGATGATGTTCCCCTTTATAGAACTGGCTTGTTCGAAGCGCCTCCGAGGTAGAGCAGAACATTGTCTCTGTCGAGCGTGTGCTTGGGTATGCCAGCTTGGACTCTGAAGCTCCCGACTTTATTCCCGAAACCAAGCCCGCCTCTACTTGGCCTCAAGAAGGATCCATCGAATTTGAGTAAGTCTTTGTGTTTGACGGACTCAACCATCAAATCCAGTACGGCTGACAGCGTTGTGTCAAAAAAAAGTCACTTTTCTATGAAGTACCGACCAGAACTTGATTTTGTGCTTCGGGATATTTGCATCAAGATCAACGGTGGCGAACGTGTCGGTGTCTGTGGCCGAACGGGTGCAGGCAAGTCATCGCTCACCTTGGCTCTTTTCCGCATCATCGAAGCTGCCGGAGGCAAGATTATCATTGACGGCGTCGATATTTCGACCATTGGTTTGCATGATTTGAGGACGATCATCTCTATCATCCCGCAAGACCCTCAGTTGTTCGAAGGCACGTTGAGGTGAGAGTCTTGATCCTTTTCGTAAATTTGAACGAAAAGCTGATCCTAGATTGTGAAAATGCAGAAACAATATTGACCCTACCGAGTCAGCATCTGATGCCGATATCTGGCGAGCGCTTGAGCAAGCACATTTGAAGGACCATGTCATGAACAACATGGGCGGCTCAATTGACGCCGAGATTTCTGAGGGTGGTAGCAGTAAGTTCAAACCTCCCACCCTATTTTTTTTCTTAGCGGCGGCTTTTTGATGGTACTGACGCAAATCTTTCAAAAGACCTGAGCGCTGGTCAACGTCAACTCTTATGCTTTGCTCGAGCCATGCTGCGAAAGACAAAGATTCTAGTTTTGGACGAGGCTACTAGCTCGATCGATCTCGAGACCGATGAGGCTGTCCAGCAGATTTTGCGTGGGCCTGATTTCAAAGATGTCACTACTATTACTGTACGTTTCATCACAACTTATTGGCAAATGGTTACAAAATGTTTTTGAGTTGAGCTGATGGGGTGTGGGTTTTCTCTTTGACAGATCGCTCATCGAATCAATACGATTATGGACAGTCACCGTGTGCTTGTCATGTCTGAAGGTCGGGTTGCGGAGTACGATACTCCGCAGGTACTCATGCAGAGGCCCGAGTCTCTGTTTTTCTCCTTGGTGCAAGAGGCGGGTCTTGAAAAAGCA
This DNA window, taken from Cryptococcus gattii WM276 chromosome C, complete sequence, encodes the following:
- a CDS encoding metal resistance protein ycf1, putative (Similar to TIGR gene model, INSD accession AAW42503.1); translated protein: MTAQIAFEAFASKHSRPYDCIFPPKIVSSHRDLDFTQCFEHAVLLPAPLAFFTLLALSQIFKITRQLKKGGLNGGLEWITRSRRSERICATKLGFLSVSALFSLVSLCLTFENISVNLLSAVHYLLLFSTLLSLIHLTTLNHHTSRTSSTIVLLFYPTYLLVSAIRLRTMIDAGALNSGLTHSISGRLLLARQAFWLASILAALPAFVLELYSPEKKWQKWSAPWKRDGKIALEDDEEEEADGIESLDGQGAVPGKNAYGDVESPVSTANIYEVLTFSWLTPLLSLGTRKYLGEEDMWALPSEDSAEALSSRLAGTWKSQAEQVKAGKKKSPSLKIALFKAYGGPYIVAGILKALYDMLNFLQPQLLRLLLNFVSSYTSERPMPPVTGYAIAILMFISANVGTAVLHQYFQRCFSTTMRIRGGLVTLIYRKALVLSNSEKSGRSTGDIVNLQSVDAVRIADVCQYGHIAWSGPFQIIIAFVSLYRLVGWQAFMGVAVMVVSLPANTLISRFNKRYQRRLMKIKDTRTRTMNEILNNIKSIKLYGWEKAFADKIYDIRNNQELKMLRKIGIVMAGSNFIWQGTPFLVAFSTFATFAFTSDKPLTSEIIFPAISLFQLLSFPMAMFANILNSIIEASVSVSRLESFLAADELNPSARTIIRPSEDPHGEPRRGDTVVSIKNGEFRWLEDSIEPILQDINLDVKKGELIALIGRVGDGKSSLLGAILGEMTRSEGSVTLRGDVAYFSQNSWILSATVKDNIVFGHRFDKQFYEQVLDACALRQDLAVLSSGDMTEVGEKGVSLSGGQKARICLARAVYARADLYLLDDPLAAVDSHVGRHIFDKVIGPNGLLSSKARILCTNAVTFLPQADQIISLRRGIVLERGTYDEAMKDSSSELYKLITGLGKQSAVGDEQGSGASTPTIVEEEAVVEEPEGVEESEEAEIVTGADSPKQRKVYRQLSRDIMRRSSVVSLRTAKRDALRELRESAKPKERSEKGNVKREVYREFIKASSKWGVAVFIGAMGLGQGLNILSNFVLRAWASANAGDSGEVPSVTKYLLIYGLVGISGSIASVVSVTTLKIVCALKSSRSLHDRSFGALMRSPLSFFELTPTGRILNLFSRDIFVIDEVLIMALGGFFRTTVSVLGTVVVIAMGAPLVLIVFIPLGYLYRLVMRFYLATSRELKRLDAVSRSPVFSFFGETLAGLPVIRGYSQSARFIANNEARVDRNQACFMPAMTINRWLAVRLEFLGSCLMFSTALVSVAALIISNSVDAGLVGLLMSYTISVTGTLNWLVRSASEVEQNIVSVERVLGYASLDSEAPDFIPETKPASTWPQEGSIEFDHFSMKYRPELDFVLRDICIKINGGERVGVCGRTGAGKSSLTLALFRIIEAAGGKIIIDGVDISTIGLHDLRTIISIIPQDPQLFEGTLRNNIDPTESASDADIWRALEQAHLKDHVMNNMGGSIDAEISEGGSNLSAGQRQLLCFARAMLRKTKILVLDEATSSIDLETDEAVQQILRGPDFKDVTTITIAHRINTIMDSHRVLVMSEGRVAEYDTPQVLMQRPESLFFSLVQEAGLEKAITS